CAGGCTGCCGACCGCCGCGTCGCCGGGGGTCACCTCGACGGCCGGGTTGTCGGCGCTGATCGCGGCGACGTGCCAGTCCCACAGCAGTTCCGCCGTGCTCTCGTCGGCGGCCAGCCCGGCGGAGCTGAACGACGACTTCTGCGCGGAGATCGCCGCGCGGCCCTCGGCGTCCAGTCCCCGGTAGGCGGACAGCCAGCCGGTGCGCACGCACAGGATGTCGCCGGGCCGGATCTCCGCGCCCTGCGCCTCCGCGACCGCACGCAGGTCGTCGGCGGTGATCGACCGCTCGGCCAGCGCGTCCAGGTCGCCGAAGTGCCGGGCGACGTCGAGCAGCACACCGCGCCCGATGATCCCGGAGCTCGCCCAGTGGTGGATGCTCAACCGGGGGTTGCCCGGCGCGGGATCGTCCTGGACGCCGCCGTAGAAACCGTGCTGGCGGACCCGGTGGTGGCGGAACCCGTCCCACTGCGTGGAACCCTGCGGGAAGAACGAGTCCAGCCGGTCGTCCCACATGCTGCCGATCCGCTTGACGGTGTGCCGGAACGGCTCCCGGCGGAACAGCGGCGGATCGGGCTGGTCCAGCGGGAGGCTGAGGCCGACCCGCTCACCGGTGCGCACCAGGGCGGTGGCCGCGCGCACCGCGTCGGCGTCGATCAGGTTGAGGGTGCCGAGTTCGTCGTCCTGGCCGAACACGCCCCAGGAGTGGTTGCCGTAGTCGTCCAGGCGCGGCAGCTCGGCGTACTTGGGGAGCATCACAGCTCCGTGTCGCCGGCGAGCAGGCGCCCGGCGATCGTGCGGCGCTGGATCTCCGACGTGCCGTCCGGGATCCGCAGCGTGCGCGCGTGCCGCCAGACCTCCTCCAGCCGCATCTCGTTGGTCAGGCCCATCGCGCCGTGCACCTGCATCGCGGCGTCGGACACCCGGCCGAGCATCTCGGTGCACAGGGCCTTGGCGATGGAGGTCTCCTTGATCGCCCGCTGCTTGCTCTCCACCAGCGCGGCGGTCCGCCCGACCACCGACTTGGCCGCGTAGATGTCCATCGCCATTTCGGCGAGCTTGATCTGGATGGCCTGGTGGTCGCCGATCACGCTGTCGAACGTCTCACGCTGCCGGGCGTAGTCCAGTGCCCGCTCCAGCGACCAGCGGGCCAGCCCCACGCACATCGCGGACATCGACAGCCGCCCCTTGCTGATCCCGAGCAGCGCCAGGGAAAGTCCCTTGTGGAGGGTGCCGATCACGTGGTCGTCGGGCACCCGCAGGTTGTCCACGGTCACGATGCCGATGTGCGAGCCGACGTGCCCGAGGATGGGGATGGTGCTGCTGCACTCGAAACCCTCGCTGGCGGTGTCGACGAAGAACGCGGTGATGCCGCCGCGCCGCTCGCGGTTGGCCTCGGGATCGGTGACCGCGAACAGGATGCAGTAGTCGGCGTAGGGCGCGTTGGTGATCCACTGCTTGGAACCGTTGATCACCCACTCGTCGCCGTCGCGCACCGCGCGGGTGCGGATCCGCTGGACGTCGGAGCCCGCGCCGGGTTCGGACAGTCCGAAGCAGAGGGTCTTCTCCCCCGACGCGATCCCGGCGACGTACCGCTCGCGGACGTCGGGCTTGAGTTCGGAGAGGATCGGGCTCAAGCCGTTGGTGAACACCGACGGGATCACGTTCTCGTGGACGAGCGGCCGGTGCGGTCCGCAGACGCGGTTCAGCTCCTCCTGGATGTGGACGAGCGCGACCTCGCCGAGCCCGCCCCCGCCGAGCGCCTCGTCGCCGAACATCGTGTAGAACCCGGCCTCGGCGGAGGCCATCCGCACCTGCTTCTTCAGCGCCCTGATCTCGGGCTTGAGCAGGCCGTTGTCGTCGTAGCGGTGCCGTTCCTCCGCCAGCAGGTCCGCGTGCTTCCGCTCGAGGGGCTCGACGTACCGCTCGATGAAGCCGAGCACCCCCTTCGCGGTCTCCCTGGCTTCGTCCGGGACGGTGAAATCCATGCGCTTCAGGTCTTCCTCTTCTTGGGCGCGCGCTTGAGGTCGTTGGCGTTGGCCTTCTCCAGGTCCAGCGCCAGCGAGCGCGCCCAGATGCTGGTCAGGGTGGCGACGACCTGCTCGATGTCCAGGTCGTCGCGTTCGCCGAGGATGAGGTTGATGTACGCGAAGTTGTTGATCATCGCGACGATGGCCTCGGCGGTCAGTTCGGCTGAGATGTCCGGGTCGGCGGCGCCCTGCTGCTGCAGGCGCTCGATGCCGTGCTGGATGCGTTCGCGGAACTTGCGGCGGATCTCCATGCGGTTCTCGCGCATGTGCTCGTCGAAGGTCACGACCTGCTCGACGATGCGGCTCAGGCGCTTGGACCGCTGGATCTCCTCGAAGTACTGCCGCAGGGTGTAGGCGAACCGGTCGACGACGGTCCCTTCGAAGTCCTCCGGCACGGCGGTCAGCAGGTAGCGGTCGGCGACGACCGAGTCGACCAGCGTGTAGAAGATCTCTTCCTTGTCCGGGAAGTAGATGTAGAAGGTGCCGTGCGCCAGCCCGGCCTCGTCGCAGATGTCGGAGACGCGCGTGTCCAGGAAGCCCTTGTTCTCGAACACCGTGCGCGCCGCGGCGAGCAGCCGTTCCCGGGTCTTCTGGCCGCGCGCCGTGCGTGGCTGCGCGTCCGCGCGCTCGCGCGACGCCTTCGACCCGGTCCGCTTGTTGCCCGTCGTGCCGCCGCTCGTCATCTTCACCCCAAGTGGTCCGCCGTCAGTTCGCGCCATTGTCGCGATTCACAGCTGCGGGCGCACCTTCTCCGCGAACATCGTCATGGAACGGAGAACCTGCTCCTGCGGCTGGCTGCCGGCGTCGAACCAGGCCACCAGGCCACCGAGGCCGGTGTGGCTGTGGAAGGAGGCCAGCTCCTCCGCGACCTGGTCCGGGCTGCCCAGGATCAGGGTCTTGCGGTCGATGTACTCGTCGTAGGTGAGCTCGTCGATGCCGAGGCCGACCTTGGCGCGGTTGCTCAGGATGTTGACGTACCACATGTAGCCGTGCTCGTACTCGCGACGCGCCTGCTCGTGGCTGTCGGCCACGTGGATGGCCTTGAGCTGGGACGCGCGGGCGATGTTCTCGTCGATCGCGTCGAACGAGTGCCCGGCCGCGCGGGCCTCCTCGCGGTAAACCCCGACCAGCCTGCGCACGTCGTCGCGGGTCGGGCGCTGCCCGAGCACGAACGAGAACCCGCGGCGGGCGGCCGAGCGCAGCGACTCCTCGCTGGACGAGACCATCACGAACACCGGCGGCGTCGGCTTCTGCGCGACCTCGGGGAACAGCTCGATCTCGTCGGCCACCTCCCC
The window above is part of the Amycolatopsis thermoflava N1165 genome. Proteins encoded here:
- a CDS encoding LLM class flavin-dependent oxidoreductase, producing the protein MSNVATPHYGIFSLSNVPPWNTHNEVVNKAIEQIVHADKLGFEEAWVAEHNGRRYGIVASAQLLLAAAAAATSRIRLGSGVSRLPMHHPLRLAEDYAYVDQLSGGRLNFGIGKAYDRLEFQAYGIPEAERDERYEEVFEIVMQAWRTGKVKFAGKHYRVPAEGEVADEIELFPEVAQKPTPPVFVMVSSSEESLRSAARRGFSFVLGQRPTRDDVRRLVGVYREEARAAGHSFDAIDENIARASQLKAIHVADSHEQARREYEHGYMWYVNILSNRAKVGLGIDELTYDEYIDRKTLILGSPDQVAEELASFHSHTGLGGLVAWFDAGSQPQEQVLRSMTMFAEKVRPQL
- a CDS encoding TetR/AcrR family transcriptional regulator, with protein sequence MTSGGTTGNKRTGSKASRERADAQPRTARGQKTRERLLAAARTVFENKGFLDTRVSDICDEAGLAHGTFYIYFPDKEEIFYTLVDSVVADRYLLTAVPEDFEGTVVDRFAYTLRQYFEEIQRSKRLSRIVEQVVTFDEHMRENRMEIRRKFRERIQHGIERLQQQGAADPDISAELTAEAIVAMINNFAYINLILGERDDLDIEQVVATLTSIWARSLALDLEKANANDLKRAPKKRKT
- a CDS encoding acyl-CoA dehydrogenase family protein — translated: MDFTVPDEARETAKGVLGFIERYVEPLERKHADLLAEERHRYDDNGLLKPEIRALKKQVRMASAEAGFYTMFGDEALGGGGLGEVALVHIQEELNRVCGPHRPLVHENVIPSVFTNGLSPILSELKPDVRERYVAGIASGEKTLCFGLSEPGAGSDVQRIRTRAVRDGDEWVINGSKQWITNAPYADYCILFAVTDPEANRERRGGITAFFVDTASEGFECSSTIPILGHVGSHIGIVTVDNLRVPDDHVIGTLHKGLSLALLGISKGRLSMSAMCVGLARWSLERALDYARQRETFDSVIGDHQAIQIKLAEMAMDIYAAKSVVGRTAALVESKQRAIKETSIAKALCTEMLGRVSDAAMQVHGAMGLTNEMRLEEVWRHARTLRIPDGTSEIQRRTIAGRLLAGDTEL
- a CDS encoding cyclase family protein, which produces MLPKYAELPRLDDYGNHSWGVFGQDDELGTLNLIDADAVRAATALVRTGERVGLSLPLDQPDPPLFRREPFRHTVKRIGSMWDDRLDSFFPQGSTQWDGFRHHRVRQHGFYGGVQDDPAPGNPRLSIHHWASSGIIGRGVLLDVARHFGDLDALAERSITADDLRAVAEAQGAEIRPGDILCVRTGWLSAYRGLDAEGRAAISAQKSSFSSAGLAADESTAELLWDWHVAAISADNPAVEVTPGDAAVGSLHRRLLGMLGIPLGELFDFDTLAARLHESSRPDFLFVSVPLALVGGLGSPGNAVAVL